Proteins encoded in a region of the Haloarcula litorea genome:
- a CDS encoding SDR family NAD(P)-dependent oxidoreductase, whose translation MSTRESPDRDVQSDSRLTDRHVVVTGAAQGIGRGIAVRCARAGADVSVFDVDTETAAETASLVRETGSEAIVVEVDVADGDSVDDGVETAVDELGPVHGVVNNAGVQRSVPLLETTEAEWDRHFAVNAKGPFLVSKRVATQMIDDGIEGSIVNVSSVGAERPFRGQGAYGASKASVLALTTVLAKELSDHGITANAIKPGTVRTPMVDEWLEERAEQQDTTPEEVLSDSLDTHILDRAAQPVEIGHMVVLLLSAEGEWITGESIAVDGGYLKA comes from the coding sequence ATGTCCACTCGGGAGAGCCCCGACCGGGATGTACAGTCCGACTCGCGCCTGACCGACCGACACGTCGTCGTCACCGGTGCCGCCCAGGGGATCGGCCGGGGGATCGCCGTCCGCTGTGCGCGGGCGGGAGCCGACGTCTCCGTCTTCGACGTCGACACCGAGACCGCCGCCGAGACGGCGTCGCTGGTGCGCGAGACCGGGAGCGAGGCGATCGTCGTCGAGGTCGACGTGGCCGACGGCGACTCCGTCGACGACGGGGTCGAGACCGCGGTCGACGAACTCGGCCCCGTCCACGGCGTCGTCAACAACGCCGGCGTCCAGCGTTCGGTCCCGCTGTTGGAGACCACCGAGGCCGAGTGGGACCGCCACTTCGCGGTCAACGCGAAGGGGCCGTTCCTCGTCTCGAAGCGAGTCGCGACCCAGATGATCGACGACGGGATCGAGGGGAGCATCGTCAACGTCTCGTCGGTCGGGGCCGAGCGGCCGTTCCGCGGCCAGGGCGCGTACGGTGCGTCCAAGGCCTCGGTGCTCGCGCTGACGACGGTACTGGCGAAGGAACTCAGCGACCACGGGATCACGGCAAACGCCATCAAACCGGGGACCGTCCGGACGCCGATGGTCGACGAGTGGCTCGAAGAGCGGGCCGAACAGCAGGACACGACACCCGAAGAAGTGCTGTCGGACTCGCTGGACACGCACATCCTCGACCGGGCCGCACAGCCGGTCGAGATCGGCCATATGGTGGTCCTGTTGCTCTCGGCCGAGGGCGAGTGGATCACGGGCGAGTCGATC
- a CDS encoding mandelate racemase/muconate lactonizing enzyme family protein, translated as MRDYSDHIDTRDPERDVQITDITTAVVEGNFEWNLIKVETDAGVTGIGESYRGGGVPELVEYTKRFLLGENPLDVERLVRYIVQEMSGHGGTTGKVVTAASGIEVALWDAAGKILDLPVYQLLGSKYRDQVRIYCDCHAGEAYEVEDGATAYADAEAYSPEAYAAEAARVTDMGFSALKFDLDLPADNDPDPYNGRLTNEAIEEKREIVAAVRDEIGYDVDLAFDCHWDYSVESAKRLAHELEEFKLMWLEDLVPPENIDAQIEVTQDTRTPVATGENRFRVFELSELVYEHGVDIITPDPTTVGGLAETMRVADRAEENYMPVSPHNVCSPVGTMACVHLGAAVPNFDVLEYHALEVDWWDDLLARDEPLIQDGYIEVPEEPGLGIELDESVVEEHLLDGTSGF; from the coding sequence ATGAGAGACTATTCCGACCACATCGACACGCGCGACCCCGAGCGAGACGTACAGATCACCGACATCACGACCGCCGTCGTCGAGGGCAACTTCGAGTGGAACCTCATCAAGGTCGAGACCGACGCCGGCGTGACCGGCATCGGCGAGTCCTACCGGGGCGGTGGCGTCCCGGAACTCGTCGAGTACACGAAGCGGTTCCTGCTCGGCGAGAACCCGCTGGACGTCGAACGGCTCGTCCGGTACATCGTCCAGGAGATGTCCGGCCACGGTGGCACCACCGGGAAAGTCGTCACCGCCGCCTCGGGCATCGAGGTGGCGCTGTGGGACGCCGCCGGCAAGATCCTCGACCTCCCGGTCTACCAGCTGCTGGGCTCGAAATACCGGGACCAGGTGCGCATCTACTGTGACTGTCACGCCGGCGAGGCCTACGAGGTCGAGGACGGCGCGACGGCCTACGCCGACGCCGAGGCGTACTCCCCGGAGGCGTACGCCGCCGAGGCCGCCCGCGTCACGGACATGGGCTTCAGCGCGCTGAAGTTCGACCTCGACCTGCCGGCGGACAACGACCCGGACCCGTACAACGGCCGGCTGACCAACGAGGCCATCGAGGAGAAACGCGAGATCGTCGCCGCGGTGCGCGACGAGATCGGCTACGACGTCGACCTCGCCTTCGACTGTCACTGGGACTACTCCGTCGAGAGCGCCAAGCGGTTGGCCCACGAACTGGAGGAGTTCAAGCTGATGTGGCTCGAGGACCTCGTCCCGCCGGAGAACATAGACGCCCAGATCGAGGTGACACAGGACACCCGCACCCCGGTCGCCACCGGCGAGAACCGGTTCCGCGTGTTCGAACTGAGCGAGCTGGTCTACGAACACGGGGTCGACATCATCACCCCGGACCCGACCACCGTCGGGGGCCTGGCCGAGACGATGCGGGTCGCCGACCGGGCCGAGGAGAACTACATGCCCGTCTCGCCGCACAACGTCTGCAGCCCCGTCGGGACGATGGCCTGTGTCCACCTCGGTGCGGCCGTCCCGAACTTCGACGTGCTGGAGTACCACGCGCTGGAGGTCGACTGGTGGGACGACCTGCTCGCCCGGGACGAACCGCTCATCCAGGACGGCTACATCGAGGTCCCCGAGGAGCCGGGCCTGGGGATCGAACTCGACGAGTCCGTCGTCGAGGAGCACCTGCTCGACGGGACCAGCGGGTTCTGA
- a CDS encoding acyl-CoA dehydrogenase family protein, translating to MLDYFDLEASLSQEERLVLDSAREFVDAEIEDPGRHWLDGTFPTELVTKMGEMGFYAPNLDGYGLPNLSERAYGLVMQELEACDSGLRSMASVQGALVMYPIHAYGSETQRDEWLPALASGEAVGCFGLTEPEHGSNPSAMETSAERDGDGFVLNGSKTWITNSPIADVAVVWARDLSSEGDPVRGFLVETDRDGVTTNEIEEKLSLRMSITGEIGLNDVYVPESNRLPGVEGMKGPLSCLTQARYGIAWGAVGAARNCFETAREYATEREQFGGPIGRFQLQQEKLAEMATQITLAQLLAHRLADLKEAGDLRPQHVSMAKRNNVRMARDQSRIAREMLGGNGITADYSPMRHMANMETVYTYEGTHDIHTLVLGEDLTGIAAYQ from the coding sequence ATGCTCGACTACTTCGACCTGGAGGCGTCGCTGTCACAGGAGGAACGGCTCGTCCTCGACTCGGCCCGGGAGTTCGTCGACGCGGAGATCGAAGACCCCGGCCGGCACTGGCTCGACGGAACCTTCCCGACGGAGCTCGTCACGAAGATGGGAGAGATGGGGTTCTACGCGCCGAACCTGGACGGCTACGGCCTCCCGAACCTCAGCGAGCGGGCGTACGGGCTCGTGATGCAGGAGTTGGAGGCCTGTGACTCGGGGCTGCGGTCGATGGCGTCGGTCCAGGGGGCGCTCGTGATGTACCCGATCCACGCCTACGGGAGCGAGACACAGAGAGACGAGTGGCTCCCGGCGCTGGCGAGCGGCGAGGCGGTCGGCTGTTTCGGGCTGACGGAGCCGGAACACGGCTCGAATCCGTCGGCGATGGAGACCAGCGCCGAACGGGACGGCGACGGGTTCGTTCTGAACGGGTCGAAGACGTGGATCACGAACTCGCCGATCGCGGACGTCGCCGTGGTGTGGGCTCGGGACCTGAGCAGCGAGGGGGACCCGGTCCGTGGCTTCCTCGTCGAGACCGACCGCGACGGCGTCACGACCAACGAGATCGAGGAGAAGCTCTCGCTCCGGATGTCGATCACCGGCGAGATCGGACTGAACGACGTCTACGTTCCGGAGTCGAACCGTCTGCCGGGCGTCGAGGGGATGAAGGGGCCGCTGTCCTGTCTCACGCAGGCCCGGTACGGGATCGCCTGGGGCGCGGTCGGTGCTGCCCGGAACTGCTTCGAGACGGCCCGCGAGTACGCCACCGAGCGCGAGCAGTTCGGCGGTCCGATCGGGCGGTTCCAGCTCCAGCAGGAGAAGCTCGCGGAGATGGCCACCCAGATCACGCTCGCGCAGTTGCTCGCCCACCGACTCGCCGACCTGAAGGAGGCCGGCGACCTGCGGCCGCAACACGTCTCGATGGCCAAGCGAAACAACGTCAGGATGGCACGGGACCAGTCCCGGATCGCGCGGGAGATGCTCGGCGGGAACGGCATCACGGCCGACTACTCCCCGATGCGACACATGGCGAACATGGAGACGGTGTACACCTACGAGGGGACCCACGACATCCACACGCTGGTGCTGGGCGAGGACCTCACCGGTATCGCGGCCTACCAGTGA
- a CDS encoding MFS transporter, giving the protein MASLSSIAGSDTDIVRERSFQLLFLTNMLPPLGTALMSPVLDSLVDPLGATPATVGLMMSAFTAPAVFIIPVTGFLADRYGRRPVILFGLLWFGATGTAIAFVGEFRVALALRFCQGIGFAALTPIIITSLGDLYSGTKEATAQGLRFTGSGVAQTVFPLAAGVLVGVGWQYPFLLYAIAFPIALVVYRWFEEPVHATDEAESEVAVLEQLTDLWAVVSHRRAWTIVVARGSGTLVWLGFLTYNSIVVVDVLGRTPAAAGLLAAVASTSYALAATQAGRLTARFERRLYPLVTTNVAMAVGLTTVFLAGSLAVATVGVVVMGVGFGITLSLYRSIVTDVAPPAYRGGLVSIGEGSGRAAATVTPIAMGGAIAVAAPRLGFVPAVRAVGATTAVVGVAVGVVCLFLMSAAPPIRVDGA; this is encoded by the coding sequence GTGGCATCCCTCTCGTCGATCGCGGGGTCGGATACGGACATCGTTCGGGAACGCTCGTTCCAGTTGCTGTTCCTGACGAACATGCTTCCGCCACTGGGGACGGCGCTGATGTCGCCCGTCCTGGACTCGCTCGTCGACCCCCTCGGTGCGACGCCCGCGACCGTCGGACTGATGATGTCGGCGTTCACCGCCCCGGCGGTGTTCATCATCCCGGTGACGGGGTTCCTCGCCGACCGATACGGCCGACGTCCGGTCATCCTGTTCGGGCTCCTGTGGTTCGGGGCGACCGGGACCGCGATCGCGTTCGTCGGGGAGTTCCGGGTCGCCCTCGCGCTCCGGTTCTGCCAGGGGATCGGGTTCGCGGCGCTCACGCCGATCATCATCACGAGCCTGGGGGACCTCTACTCCGGGACGAAGGAGGCGACGGCACAGGGCCTCCGGTTCACGGGCTCCGGGGTCGCACAGACGGTGTTCCCGCTCGCCGCGGGGGTCCTCGTCGGTGTCGGCTGGCAGTACCCGTTCCTGCTGTACGCGATCGCGTTCCCGATCGCACTGGTCGTGTACCGGTGGTTCGAGGAGCCCGTCCACGCGACCGACGAGGCCGAGTCGGAGGTGGCCGTCCTGGAACAGCTGACCGACCTCTGGGCCGTCGTCAGCCACCGCCGGGCGTGGACCATCGTCGTCGCTCGGGGGTCCGGGACGCTCGTGTGGCTGGGCTTCCTCACGTACAACTCCATCGTGGTCGTCGACGTCCTCGGTCGCACGCCCGCCGCGGCCGGCCTCCTCGCCGCGGTGGCCAGTACCAGCTACGCGCTCGCGGCGACCCAGGCCGGTCGTCTCACGGCGCGGTTCGAGCGGCGACTCTACCCGCTCGTCACGACCAACGTCGCGATGGCCGTCGGTCTGACGACGGTCTTCCTCGCGGGTTCGCTGGCGGTCGCGACCGTCGGTGTCGTGGTGATGGGCGTCGGCTTCGGCATCACGCTGTCGCTGTACCGGAGCATCGTCACCGACGTCGCGCCGCCGGCGTACCGCGGCGGGCTGGTGAGCATCGGTGAGGGGAGCGGGCGCGCCGCGGCGACGGTCACGCCCATCGCGATGGGCGGTGCGATCGCGGTTGCCGCCCCGCGGCTCGGGTTCGTCCCGGCCGTCCGTGCGGTCGGGGCCACGACGGCCGTCGTCGGCGTCGCCGTCGGTGTGGTCTGCCTGTTCCTGATGAGCGCGGCACCGCCGATCCGCGTCGACGGCGCGTGA
- a CDS encoding IclR family transcriptional regulator: protein MAQGTNEQSDSVQTARTMFDVVCCIKNGSGMTLTEIVTELDYAKSTVHRHLRTLEELGYVVQRDDGYHVGLRFLDIGVTARNSYDGYKLIRNKVEEIADETGERAQFFVEEHAEAVYLARSVGEQAVHTDPGIGSRIPLYAASAGKAILAELPEDELFEMIERMEFEPMTEYTITDPDELMAELAEIRDRGYSFNREESLQGTHAVGVAICDEQGEVIGGLSVTGPSHRLKGERFTEELPDLLLGAANELELNIAHS from the coding sequence ATGGCACAGGGAACGAACGAACAATCGGACTCGGTCCAGACCGCGCGAACGATGTTCGACGTGGTCTGTTGCATCAAGAACGGGAGCGGGATGACGCTGACCGAGATCGTGACCGAACTCGACTACGCGAAGAGCACGGTACACCGGCATCTGCGAACGCTAGAGGAACTCGGGTACGTCGTACAACGGGACGACGGCTACCACGTCGGGCTCCGGTTCCTCGACATCGGAGTGACCGCTCGGAACAGCTACGACGGGTACAAACTCATCCGGAACAAGGTCGAAGAGATCGCCGACGAGACCGGGGAGCGCGCGCAGTTTTTCGTCGAGGAACACGCCGAGGCGGTGTATCTCGCACGGTCGGTCGGCGAACAGGCAGTCCACACGGACCCCGGAATCGGGAGCCGGATCCCGCTCTACGCGGCCTCCGCGGGGAAGGCCATCCTGGCGGAACTCCCCGAGGACGAGCTGTTCGAAATGATCGAACGAATGGAGTTCGAACCGATGACGGAGTACACGATCACGGACCCGGACGAGCTGATGGCGGAACTGGCGGAGATCCGCGACCGGGGCTACAGCTTCAACCGCGAAGAGTCGTTACAGGGGACACACGCGGTCGGCGTCGCCATCTGCGATGAACAGGGCGAGGTCATCGGCGGGCTGAGCGTCACCGGGCCGTCCCACCGACTGAAGGGCGAGCGGTTCACCGAGGAGCTGCCGGACCTGCTGTTGGGTGCCGCGAACGAACTCGAACTCAACATCGCTCACTCGTAG
- the rdfA gene encoding rod-determining factor RdfA, producing the protein MSQGESDRRSNKVARLIDEYELEGLGTELEARWTDDGEDRMSLRDLAEYFNKRLLETELIEAGMSALDSEVDTTYRQLTDDDVSTGVRTETRSRLEQNGIDVDALESNFVTYQAIRSYLQNVRGASYEGPSDAEKVETDQQSIQRLLTRTHTVIDQRVEALRDTDRLALDDFEVFVDAQVLCQACGTQHSITDLLEQGGCECQQS; encoded by the coding sequence ATGTCACAGGGAGAATCCGACCGCCGGTCGAACAAGGTGGCGAGGCTCATCGACGAGTACGAACTGGAGGGGCTCGGGACGGAACTGGAGGCGCGCTGGACCGACGACGGCGAGGACCGGATGAGCCTCCGCGACCTCGCGGAGTACTTCAACAAGCGGCTCCTGGAGACGGAGCTCATCGAGGCCGGGATGAGTGCGCTCGACAGCGAGGTCGACACCACGTACCGGCAACTGACCGACGACGACGTCAGCACGGGCGTCCGCACCGAGACGCGGTCGCGCCTCGAGCAGAACGGGATCGACGTCGACGCGCTCGAATCGAACTTCGTCACCTACCAGGCGATCCGGTCGTACCTCCAGAACGTTCGGGGGGCCTCCTACGAGGGGCCGTCCGACGCGGAGAAGGTCGAGACCGACCAGCAGAGCATCCAGCGGTTGCTGACGCGGACACACACCGTCATCGACCAGCGGGTCGAGGCGCTCCGGGACACGGACCGGCTCGCGCTCGACGACTTCGAGGTGTTCGTGGACGCACAGGTCCTCTGTCAGGCCTGCGGGACCCAACACTCCATCACCGACCTGCTGGAGCAGGGCGGGTGCGAGTGCCAGCAGTCCTGA
- a CDS encoding mandelate racemase/muconate lactonizing enzyme family protein, which yields MEIAAVESFPIEIPLESPVSFSNRTLTFRDHAVTRVRTESGLEGVGYSLGYETAPLIADAVESRLAPVVEGEDPRDTARLWEEMYEGNVQVGRHGLFLRAISTVDMALWDITAKAAGQPLHKLLGGYAESVPSYASGGYYRDDKGHEGLRAEVSRYLDEGHDTVKMKVGRRSVDEEVDRVAAVRDEIGDDRTLLLDANGVWSSTTEAVRACRAFEPYDPYFIEEPVMIDRVETMAEVNDALSYPVATGELEGTRHNFARLHDTGAATVLQPDVTVCGGITEWLRIANHAAAYDVPIAPHYNWNIHTSLLGAIENGLFIEYFYRDMDVKVFDDVVVDPVEPDDSGRIPLPDEPGHGVQLDEAALQEFSK from the coding sequence ATGGAGATCGCTGCGGTCGAGTCGTTCCCGATAGAGATACCCCTGGAGTCCCCGGTGTCGTTCTCGAACCGGACGCTCACCTTCCGCGACCACGCGGTGACCCGCGTCAGGACCGAGAGCGGGCTGGAGGGCGTCGGCTACTCGCTGGGCTACGAGACGGCCCCGCTGATCGCCGACGCGGTCGAGTCCCGGCTCGCGCCGGTCGTCGAGGGCGAGGACCCCCGCGACACCGCGCGGCTCTGGGAGGAGATGTACGAGGGCAACGTCCAGGTCGGCCGGCACGGGCTGTTCCTGCGGGCCATCTCCACGGTGGATATGGCGCTGTGGGACATCACGGCCAAGGCCGCGGGCCAGCCGCTGCACAAGCTGCTCGGCGGCTACGCGGAGTCGGTGCCGTCCTACGCCAGCGGCGGCTACTACCGCGACGACAAGGGCCACGAGGGGCTGCGCGCGGAGGTCAGCCGGTACCTCGACGAGGGCCACGACACGGTCAAGATGAAGGTCGGCCGTCGCTCCGTCGACGAGGAGGTCGACCGCGTGGCCGCCGTCCGCGACGAGATCGGCGACGACCGGACGCTCCTGCTGGACGCCAACGGCGTCTGGTCGTCGACGACCGAGGCCGTCCGGGCCTGCCGGGCCTTCGAGCCGTACGACCCCTACTTCATCGAGGAGCCGGTGATGATCGACCGGGTCGAGACGATGGCCGAGGTCAACGACGCCCTCTCCTACCCGGTCGCGACCGGCGAACTGGAGGGGACGCGCCACAACTTCGCCCGGCTCCACGACACCGGGGCGGCGACCGTCCTCCAGCCGGACGTCACCGTCTGTGGCGGGATCACGGAGTGGCTCCGCATCGCCAACCACGCCGCCGCCTACGACGTCCCCATCGCGCCCCACTACAACTGGAACATCCACACGTCGCTGTTGGGTGCGATCGAGAACGGCCTGTTCATCGAGTACTTCTACCGGGACATGGACGTGAAGGTGTTCGACGACGTGGTCGTCGACCCGGTCGAACCCGACGATAGCGGACGGATCCCGCTCCCCGACGAGCCGGGCCACGGCGTACAGCTAGACGAAGCCGCACTCCAGGAGTTCAGCAAATGA
- a CDS encoding archaea-specific SMC-related protein translates to MSTPTQKSAVAHIDVENIGGIAETALDIPPGVTVLSGENATNRTSFLQAIMAAMGSDQATLKGDAETGRASLRLGESEYERTLERQNGTVVLDDGGYLDDPTVADLFAFLLETNEARQAVARDGDLRDLIMRPIDTESLKSDIERLEAEKGEINDRLATIESRKTDLPDLEQQRNEYQSEIAEKREELAELESEIDDHSRGVEETRQEQEELESKLQELRSTRSEIESVRRKIENQQQSITSLKQERSEIEAELDDLPETPTAEQSDLDAEIQQLRDDRQRLNGEISDLQSLIQYNEERLDEEDYQMLEEFETDDANGSVTDDLLSDTDEIVCWTCGSTVDRQQIEETIDRLQDLRSEKVTELNDIKDQLEDLKADKRDIERQRDRRSELQSSLAQVEDELDRRGKQIDSLKDRRDELTDDVEELEAEVDALESEDFGDILDLHKEANQLEFEIDQLESDLDEVTDEIETIEEMLDEADDLRAERDRLADELTEKRTKIDQIEADAVERFNDHMDTILEMLDYENLDRIWIERLEKTVREGRQKVQQTAFEIHVVRTTENGAAYEDTIDHLSESEREVTGLVFALAGYLVHDLHEEVPFMLLDSLEAIDSDRIATLVGYFADHVDYLVVALLEEDAAALPGEYNYVTDI, encoded by the coding sequence ATGTCGACTCCAACGCAAAAGTCTGCTGTCGCACACATCGACGTGGAGAACATCGGCGGGATCGCGGAGACCGCACTCGATATCCCACCCGGCGTGACCGTCCTCTCGGGCGAGAACGCGACGAACCGGACGTCGTTCCTGCAGGCGATCATGGCGGCGATGGGGAGCGACCAGGCCACGCTCAAGGGCGACGCCGAGACCGGGCGGGCGTCCCTACGGCTCGGCGAGAGCGAGTACGAGCGGACCCTCGAACGGCAGAACGGCACGGTCGTCCTGGACGACGGCGGCTACCTCGACGATCCGACCGTGGCCGACCTCTTCGCGTTCCTCCTCGAGACCAACGAGGCCCGGCAGGCCGTGGCCCGGGACGGGGACCTCCGGGACCTCATCATGCGACCCATCGACACCGAGTCCCTCAAGTCCGATATCGAACGGCTCGAGGCCGAGAAAGGCGAGATCAACGACCGACTCGCGACCATCGAGTCGCGGAAGACCGACCTCCCGGACCTCGAACAACAGCGCAACGAGTACCAGTCGGAGATCGCGGAGAAACGCGAGGAGCTGGCCGAACTGGAGTCGGAGATCGACGACCACAGCCGTGGCGTCGAGGAGACCCGCCAGGAGCAGGAGGAGCTGGAGAGCAAGCTCCAGGAGCTGCGGTCGACCCGTTCGGAGATCGAGTCCGTCCGCCGGAAGATCGAGAACCAGCAGCAGTCGATCACCTCGCTCAAGCAGGAGCGCAGCGAGATCGAGGCGGAACTCGACGACCTCCCGGAGACGCCGACGGCCGAGCAGTCCGACCTCGACGCCGAGATCCAGCAGCTCCGCGACGACCGACAGCGCCTCAACGGGGAGATCTCGGACCTCCAGAGCCTCATCCAGTACAACGAGGAGCGCCTCGATGAGGAGGACTACCAGATGCTCGAGGAGTTCGAGACGGACGACGCCAACGGCTCGGTGACGGACGACCTGCTCTCGGACACCGACGAGATCGTGTGCTGGACGTGTGGATCGACGGTCGACCGCCAGCAGATCGAGGAGACGATCGATCGGCTCCAGGACCTCCGGAGCGAGAAGGTCACGGAACTCAACGACATCAAGGATCAGCTCGAAGACCTGAAGGCGGACAAGCGCGACATCGAGCGGCAGCGGGACCGGCGGTCGGAGCTCCAGAGCTCGCTGGCCCAGGTCGAGGACGAGCTCGACCGCCGGGGGAAACAGATCGACTCGCTCAAGGACCGCCGCGACGAGCTGACCGACGACGTCGAGGAACTCGAAGCGGAGGTGGACGCGCTCGAGTCCGAGGACTTCGGGGACATCCTCGACCTGCACAAGGAGGCCAACCAGCTCGAGTTCGAGATCGACCAGCTGGAGTCCGACCTCGACGAGGTCACCGACGAGATCGAGACGATCGAGGAGATGCTCGACGAGGCGGACGACCTCCGAGCGGAACGCGACCGGCTGGCCGACGAACTGACCGAGAAGCGGACCAAGATCGACCAGATCGAGGCCGACGCCGTCGAGCGGTTCAACGATCACATGGACACGATCCTGGAGATGCTCGACTACGAGAACCTCGATCGCATCTGGATCGAGCGGCTGGAGAAGACGGTTCGAGAGGGGCGACAGAAGGTCCAACAGACCGCCTTCGAGATCCACGTGGTCCGGACGACGGAGAACGGGGCGGCCTACGAGGACACCATCGACCACCTCAGCGAGAGCGAACGGGAGGTGACGGGACTCGTGTTCGCGCTGGCCGGGTATCTGGTCCACGACCTGCACGAGGAGGTCCCCTTCATGCTGTTGGACTCGCTGGAGGCGATCGACTCCGACCGGATCGCCACCCTCGTAGGGTACTTCGCCGATCACGTCGACTACCTCGTCGTCGCGCTCCTCGAGGAGGACGCCGCGGCCCTGCCCGGGGAGTACAACTACGTCACCGATATCTGA
- a CDS encoding D-2-hydroxyacid dehydrogenase, with amino-acid sequence MPTDSPPITVLDHDAHGIPAADYVDVLRRRLPDHSVALARTAAERRDHLADARIVAGTSIDRSTLDEAPELRLFACNAAGVDHLPLDLLDERGVAVTNASGVHGPNVAEHVLGWVLTFTRRLDEGRRRQQRREWRRFQSFTDLAGSTVTVVGLGAIGEALVQRFDAFDVDTIGVRHTPSKGGPTDEVVGYDDLLAVLPRTDVLVLACPLTDATDGLVGERALDALPTDAILVNIARGGVVDTSALVDALRSNAIHGAALDVTDPEPLPTDHDLWGFENVFLTPHVAGHTPDYWERRADILVENVERIAETGAYDDLRNRVL; translated from the coding sequence ATGCCAACCGACTCGCCCCCGATCACGGTGCTGGACCACGACGCCCACGGAATCCCGGCCGCGGACTACGTGGACGTCCTCCGACGGCGGCTCCCGGACCACTCCGTCGCGCTCGCCCGGACGGCCGCCGAGCGCCGCGACCACCTCGCCGACGCGCGTATCGTCGCCGGCACGTCCATCGACCGGTCGACCCTCGACGAGGCCCCCGAACTGCGGTTGTTCGCCTGCAACGCCGCCGGCGTCGACCACCTGCCGCTGGACCTCCTCGACGAGCGCGGCGTCGCCGTGACGAACGCCTCGGGCGTCCACGGTCCCAACGTCGCCGAGCACGTCCTCGGGTGGGTGCTGACGTTCACCCGCCGGCTGGACGAGGGCCGCCGCCGACAGCAGCGCCGCGAGTGGCGGCGGTTCCAGTCCTTTACCGACCTCGCTGGGAGCACCGTCACCGTCGTCGGCCTCGGCGCGATCGGCGAGGCGCTCGTCCAGCGGTTCGACGCGTTCGACGTCGACACGATCGGCGTCCGCCACACGCCGTCCAAGGGCGGCCCGACCGACGAGGTGGTCGGGTACGACGACCTGCTCGCCGTGCTGCCGCGGACGGACGTGCTCGTGCTCGCCTGTCCCCTCACCGACGCCACCGACGGTCTCGTCGGCGAGCGGGCTCTCGACGCGCTCCCGACCGACGCGATCCTCGTCAACATCGCCCGGGGCGGCGTCGTGGACACGTCCGCGCTGGTCGACGCCCTCCGGTCGAACGCTATCCACGGGGCCGCGCTGGACGTGACCGACCCCGAACCGCTCCCGACCGACCACGACCTCTGGGGGTTCGAGAACGTCTTCCTCACGCCCCACGTCGCGGGGCACACGCCGGACTACTGGGAGCGTCGCGCGGACATCCTCGTCGAGAACGTCGAGCGAATCGCCGAGACGGGCGCGTACGACGACCTCCGGAACCGGGTGCTGTAG